The DNA region ACTGGAGCACGGTCACCGGCACCTGCAACACCCGGGAGCAGGTGCTCAAGCGGGACGGCACCAACGTCACCGTCGACGCCAACTGCTACCCGACCTCCGGTTCCTGGTACAGCCCGTACGACGGGCTGACCCGGACCAGCCCCACCCAGATCGACATCGACCATGTGGTCCCGCTGGCCGAGGCCTGGCGCTCCGGGGCCTGGGCCTGGACCACCTCGCGGCGACAGACCTACGCCAACGACCTCGGCGGCCCCGAGCTGTGGGCGGTCACCAGCACGGTGAACCAGGCCAAGGGGGACAAGGACCCGGCCGCCTGGAAGCCGCCGCGCGCCGCCTTCCACTGCACCTACGCCCGCGCCTGGATCCAGGTGAAGTGGTACTACGCCCTCTCCGTGGACAGCGCGGAGAAGTCCGCCCTGGCCTCGATGCTGAACACCTGCTGACCCGCTGAACCGGGCGGCGCCGGTCTCGGTGCCGCCCGGCCCGGGGCCAGCGCCGCCCAGCGATGGGTCAGCGCCGCCCGGCGACGGGTCAGCGCCGCCAGGCCGCCCAGAGTTCGGCGTACCGGCCACCGGCGGCGACCAGGTCCTCCGGGCTGCCGAGTTCGACGATCCGACCACCGGACATCACCGCCACCCGGTCGCAGGCGTGTGCCTGGGTGAGCCGGTGGGCCACCACGATGGCGGTACGACCCCGGATCACCGCCTGGCTGGCCTGTTCCAGTTGGTGGGCCCCCGCGCTGCCGGCCTCCGCGCTCGCCTCGTCCAGCACGACGATCGGCGGGTCGAGCAGGGCGATCCGGGCCAGCGCCAACTGCTGGGCCTGGCCGGGGGTGAGGGGATGCTCGCCGTCGCCGACCCGGGTGGCCAACCCCTCCGGCAACGCCGCCACCCAGCCGTCCGCGCCGACCAGGTGCAGCGCGGCGTGCAACTGTTCCTCGGTGGCGTGCGGGGCGGCCAACCGCAGATCCTCGGCCAGGGTGCCGGCGAAGACATGCACCTCCTGGGTCACCACCCCGACCGTGCGGCGCAGCTCCTCGGGGCCCAGGTCCTCGATCGGCCGGCCGCCCAGCCACACCGCCCCCTCGGTGGCCGGGAACACCCCGCCGAGGATGGCCGCCAGGGTGGTCTTGCCGGCGCCGCTGGCCCCCACCACCGCCAACGACTCACCCTCGGCGATCTCGATCGACACCTCGTGCACGACCGTGGGGCCCCCGGCGTACCGGTGGGACACCGACTTGGCGATGATCCCGGCGGGACCCCGGCCGGGGGTCTCGGCGGTCCGCCGCGCCGGCAGGTCGACCTCGGTGACCCCGACCAGCCGGGCCAGGGCCGCCCCGGCCGACTGGATGTCGTTGAACGACAGCAGCAGCAGCCCCAGCGGGCCGAAGAGACGGTGGAACAGCAGGGCGGCGGCGGTCACCTCACCGACACTGCTGTCCCCGCCGCGCACCAGCAGGAACCCGGCCAGCAGGACGGCGGTCAGCCCGATCGCCTCGGCCAGGTTCATCATGTTCGCGAACCACAGGAACCCGCGTACGGCCCGCAGTCGGGCGTCGGCCGCCTCGCGGGAGGCCCGGTCGACCCGCTGGCTCTGCCGCTGCTCCATGCCGTACGCGTGCACCGTCCGGACCCCGCCGAAGGTGGTCAGCAGGCGTTGGGTGCGTACCGCGGCGGCCTGCCGTTCGGCGGCGTAGAGCCGCCGGGCCTGCGGGATGAACCGGAGCAGGCTCAGCGCGTACACCGGGAAGACGACCAGGAAGGCCGCGGCGATCCGCCAGTCCAGGGCCGCGAACCCGGCGAAGGTGACCACGAGGGTGACCAGTGCGGTGAAGACCCCGGCGG from Micromonospora sp. NBC_01739 includes:
- a CDS encoding ABC transporter ATP-binding protein yields the protein MSDPTSTILPVATGRAALAAFWRALRRHPLLGWSSIAAALAASAAAVVVPLLLGRLVDLVVAGGTTRSLLLTSAWILAAGFAAAVLTGASRWLVTEWGMRACADLREEVLDHALRMDSARLESAGSGDVASRVTDDVEQVTDSIQLAAGVFTALVTLVVTFAGFAALDWRIAAAFLVVFPVYALSLLRFIPQARRLYAAERQAAAVRTQRLLTTFGGVRTVHAYGMEQRQSQRVDRASREAADARLRAVRGFLWFANMMNLAEAIGLTAVLLAGFLLVRGGDSSVGEVTAAALLFHRLFGPLGLLLLSFNDIQSAGAALARLVGVTEVDLPARRTAETPGRGPAGIIAKSVSHRYAGGPTVVHEVSIEIAEGESLAVVGASGAGKTTLAAILGGVFPATEGAVWLGGRPIEDLGPEELRRTVGVVTQEVHVFAGTLAEDLRLAAPHATEEQLHAALHLVGADGWVAALPEGLATRVGDGEHPLTPGQAQQLALARIALLDPPIVVLDEASAEAGSAGAHQLEQASQAVIRGRTAIVVAHRLTQAHACDRVAVMSGGRIVELGSPEDLVAAGGRYAELWAAWRR
- a CDS encoding HNH endonuclease family protein, with amino-acid sequence MARVPKAALAMVVAVALSLVVVPQPAHATPPNIPSYATALSRLNSLTVAAESRQSSYNRDLFPHWSTVTGTCNTREQVLKRDGTNVTVDANCYPTSGSWYSPYDGLTRTSPTQIDIDHVVPLAEAWRSGAWAWTTSRRQTYANDLGGPELWAVTSTVNQAKGDKDPAAWKPPRAAFHCTYARAWIQVKWYYALSVDSAEKSALASMLNTC